Proteins encoded together in one Panthera uncia isolate 11264 chromosome A2, Puncia_PCG_1.0, whole genome shotgun sequence window:
- the GADD45B gene encoding growth arrest and DNA damage-inducible protein GADD45 beta isoform X2 has protein sequence MTLEELVACDNAAQKMQTVSAAVEELLVAAQRQDRLTVGVYESAKLMNVDPDSVVLCLLAIDEEEEDDIALQIHFTLIQSFCCDNDINIVRVSGMQRLAQLLGEPAETQGTTEARDLHCLLVTVPCPVGQDPRLLGSEDTQGTSGTPAV, from the exons ATGACGCTGGAAGAGCTCGTGGCATGCGACAACGCGGCGCAGAA GATGCAGACCGTGAGCGCCGCGGTGGAGGAGCTGCTGGTGGCCGCGCAGCGCCAGGACCGCCTCACCGTGGGGGTGTACGAGTCAGCCAAGTTGATGAATGT GGACCCTGACAGCGTGGTCCTGTGCCTTCTGGCCAtcgatgaggaggaggaggatgacatCGCCCTGCAGATACACTTCACGCTCATCCAGTCCTTTTGCTGCGACAACGACATCAATATCGTCCGGGTGTCAGGCATGCAGCGCCTGGCGCAGCTGCTGGGCGAGCCCGCGGAGACCCAGGGCACCACCGAGGCCCGAGACCTGCACTGCCTCCTGGTCACG GTCCCCTGTCCAGTAGGTCAAGACCCCAGGCTCCTGGGCTCCGAGGACACACAAGGCACGAGTGGGACCCCGGCTGTGTGA
- the GADD45B gene encoding growth arrest and DNA damage-inducible protein GADD45 beta isoform X1 encodes MTLEELVACDNAAQKMQTVSAAVEELLVAAQRQDRLTVGVYESAKLMNVDPDSVVLCLLAIDEEEEDDIALQIHFTLIQSFCCDNDINIVRVSGMQRLAQLLGEPAETQGTTEARDLHCLLVTNPHTDAWKSHGLVEVASYCEESRGNNQWVPYISLQER; translated from the exons ATGACGCTGGAAGAGCTCGTGGCATGCGACAACGCGGCGCAGAA GATGCAGACCGTGAGCGCCGCGGTGGAGGAGCTGCTGGTGGCCGCGCAGCGCCAGGACCGCCTCACCGTGGGGGTGTACGAGTCAGCCAAGTTGATGAATGT GGACCCTGACAGCGTGGTCCTGTGCCTTCTGGCCAtcgatgaggaggaggaggatgacatCGCCCTGCAGATACACTTCACGCTCATCCAGTCCTTTTGCTGCGACAACGACATCAATATCGTCCGGGTGTCAGGCATGCAGCGCCTGGCGCAGCTGCTGGGCGAGCCCGCGGAGACCCAGGGCACCACCGAGGCCCGAGACCTGCACTGCCTCCTGGTCACG AATCCTCACACAGATGCCTGGAAAAGCCACGGCCTGGTCGAGGTAGCCAGTTACTGCGAAGAGAGCCGAGGAAACAACCAGTGGGTCCCCTACATCTCCCTCCAGGAGCGTTGA